In Vanacampus margaritifer isolate UIUO_Vmar chromosome 18, RoL_Vmar_1.0, whole genome shotgun sequence, a genomic segment contains:
- the sost gene encoding sclerostin — protein MHAAPPLLLSLLLLRGCCCASGAAAKAWRQVGNDGTEFMPDYTHNGGGGGNNNTMNHNNNNRAKTGGRTSNSVSYSASELSCRELRSSRYITDGSCRSAKPVKELLCSGQCLPSHLMPNSIGRGKWWRTSGGASDYRCIPAHSRTRRVQLRCPNGNTRTYKIRVVTSCKCKRFRPHHNQSEAKEVPRLPRNKKHGRSSQDRNKNVSPLTDNSY, from the exons ATGCACGCCGCTCCCCCGCTGCTCCTCAGCCTCCTGCTGCTCCGCGGATGCTGCTGCGCGTCCGGAGCCGCCGCCAAGGCTTGGAGGCAGGTGGGCAACGACGGCACGGAGTTCATGCCGGACTACACGCacaacggcggcggcggcggcaataACAACACCATGaatcataacaacaacaacagagcCAAAACAGGTGGACGGACAAGCAACTCGGTGTCCTACA GCGCCTCGGAGCTGAGCTGCCGAGAACTGCGATCCTCCCGCTACATCACAGACGGATCCTGCCGTAGCGCCAAGCCGGTGAAGGAGCTGTTGTGCTCGGGCCAGTGCCTGCCCTCCCACCTCATGCCCAACTCCATCGGCCGCGGGAAGTGGTGGAGGACCAGCGGCGGGGCCTCGGATTACCGCTGCATCCCGGCGCACTCGCGGACCCGCCGGGTGCAGCTGCGCTGTCCCAACGGCAACACTCGGACTTATAAGATCCGCGTGGTCACCTCCTGCAAGTGCAAGCGCTTCCGGCCGCATCACAACCAGTCCGAGGCTAAGGAGGTCCCGCGGCTGCCCCGCAACAAGAAGCACGGCCGCTCGTCCCAGGACCGGAACAAGAACGTCTCGCCGTTGACAGACAACTCGTATTAA